The DNA window CTGGATATAATGGATACACTTATCCGCGTGCTTACATGCAAAAGTATCCGGTTCCTGATAAGGTCGACCACGAAACTACCCGTGAATAACAATAGCTGAGATAATAGTATCAGGTGAATGAAGTGTATATTTTTTCTGTTAACACCAAAGTCGATCAGGCTTTGTGTCAGAAATGGAAAACACAACCCGATGAGATTACTCAATATAATGCCAAGAAAAAGCTGGAAGAAATATCTTTTATACGGTCTTACGTAATCCAGTAAGAATCTAAAGCCCTCGTTTTTTTCGGATTTGTTTTCCTGTTTAAGATAAAAATCAGGTGTGGGTTCCAGCAATAAGGCAACACCTTTATTTTCCGCGGCGCTTACCCAACATTTCAGGAAAGTACTTTCATCTACTTTCACGAGAGCATGTCCCGGATCGGCGATAATAAATTCTCTTTTTCCACCAAAAAAACTATTCTGTACTTTATACAGCACCACAAAATGCTTTTGTTGCCAATGGAGAATACAAGGCAATGGGGCTTTTTCTGTTAGCTGTTCGTAGCTGATTTTAGTAACCATAGATCTGAATCCGATGGTTTCTGCTGCTTCACTAAGTCCCAGCAGACTCACGCCACTTTGAGTAATATAAGAATGGCTTCTTAAAAAATTGAGGGAATAATCCTTTCCAAAAAAAGCAGCGATCATCCTCAGGCAGGTAGGCCCGCAGTCCATGAAATCAAGCTGACGGAAGTACTTATATTTCTTTTTCACAGTACTTGGTTTTATATTATCTACTAGGCCTGCTCCTGGCCGATCATCTCATAATAGTTTACGCAATGCGCTGCTTTATTAGTAAAATGTTTATGAAATCCTATGGTGAATTCAGTCTGCAGGACAGGGGCTTCCGGGTTATCAATATAATAGGTCGGAACATTCCCGTAGTAGGAAGCCCAACCGCTGAATGTACTTGGTGGAGCAATTATATAATCACATTTTGCCAGCGTATACAGATCTATTATTTCACTTTTCCGGATGTATACAACGGGCAAGGTAGAGAAGGAATGCATATCAATTTCCTCATCCGAGCAGATAATAAAAACAACAGAAGAAGGATTGTCGTGTCCGGATAACAACTGTTGCATTTCCTGTATTTTTCTTACATAAACAGTGTCCTCATAAAACCATTTTCCTCCCTGGTAGTTTTTGTAATCGCCTCTTCTGATATGTATGCCTATCAATGTTTTCCCGAATTTCCGGGCTTTGTTTACTATTGTATCAATTAGTCCGGCATATTTCTCTCTGGGCTTAAAAATATCACGGATGAAGAAGAGGTGTTTGGGCATGTTGATATGGTCGGTAAACCGCCAGCCTTCTACAAAGAGCACTTTGTTTTTGGCTTTCTCCAGGAAACGGGCATCATTCATATCGCAATACAATGCACCATTGGGTTGTGATGCAGGAATAATCGTAAGGTAATCCAGGAATGGGAGGCTTTTCCTTTTCTTCAGGAATTTGAAAAGTCCGCTGGCAATTTTGATCAATATCGAATTAAGGGTACCTGATCTCGAAAAATGAAACCTGACACCTGTTAATTTAAGGGTTGCATTATCCTCCAGGTCAAAATATTGCTGGTATGCCTCCGGAAAAGACAAATAATAAAACGAGTATCCATGCTCTATTGAATTGGCAATAAATGCCGAAGCATGCAATAACCTGTTCCCCAACTGGCCGTTCTTATACAAGTTGATAACCATTTGAAGTTATTTTATGTAGACTTTACCTCCTATCTGCTCTTAACGCGCGATTCTTCTTCACTGCTTCTGATATTGAGGCTTTTAATACTTTGCCTTAATTTTTGCAGATCAAATTCCAACCTTATATCAAAGGTCCTGGAGCCACGGAACTGATTGATTTCATTTTGAAAACCATCCGTATTTTGCACCATCTTGTCTTTCATGCCCAGGAACATGTCCCGGTATTCTGCCACCAGGATAATCTTCTTGTTAAGAAATTCTTTCCGGATGCCGGTTGTAATAGAGCTTTGAGGTTTAAACCGGTATATATCGTATACTGAACTGGTGGTATAATAACTATTGGCAGTGAACAGGAATCCTGGCAGTATGGTGAAGGTATTTAATGTTGTAAAGGTGAAATTATATCCCTGGAGATGATAGTTTTTGCCATTAAACTGCGAATTGAATTCATCATTCAATAAGGTGCCGGAAACCTGCAGGGTATACCATTTGGTAATCTCTTTTATATAACTTAATGCAAATACCAGGCTTTTTCTATTGTTAATGTTTACCATTTTTAAGGTCAGTATCTGACTTTGAAAATCGTAAAAAGGCATCTGACTGATCACATCATCTCTTTTCCTATAAGAGATATTCAGGTTAATATTTTTATAGTTGAAGTTTGCTTCATAACTATTGAAGATGGCAGGCTGGAGATAAGGATTTCCTTCTATTCTTGTGTACGGGCTTGAAATGATAGAAAACGGGTTTAGGTCGCTATAGGCGGGCCTTTGTAGTTTTCGGGTATAAGACAGGTCTATATTTAAGCTCCGGTTAAAAAAGTCTCTGGATATATTAAAATAGGGTAGGAGATTACCATATTCCCTGACGAACTTTTGTTTTGTTGTGACAAGATCTCCGCTACCCCTGGTATATTCATACCTTACCCCTGCTGTAAGATTAAAACCTTTAATAGCCCGGCTGGCATTTACATAGCCTGCAAATATCTGTTCATCATATGCAAAGTTGTTGGTCCGTGCTGAATCCCTCCTGTAGAATGATCCGGCCAGTGTATCATAGACGAGATTATTATCAGCAGTAGTAGTACTGGCCTTTATACCTGTTTTGAACCTAAAATCTTTCCATCTTTTTTTGAGATCGGCGTTGAAAGTCAATAACCTGGTTTGGGATACAACGTCATTCAGTGTACTGTTGAGCCCAGTTATGGCACTGTTGGTAATATCAATCTGCTGATGCTGGTCCTGATCAAAATAACCATGGTTTACCTGCATACTGAGGTCGCTTGTGCTATCAATTTTGAGTTGATAGAAAAGGGTACTGGCAATAGATCTGTTGATGGAAGAAATATCATTATTGCTGTTAATCTCCTGACCGTATGCCTGTGGTTTTATAAAGACCAAAGTACTGTTGGTGAGGGTATTTTCTTTATAATCTCCGTATATCCCCCGAACACTCAGACCCAGCTTTGATTTATCATTGAGCGGTTTTTCGTAATTGAGTCTCAGGGAATGGCTATTGGGTATTTGTTTGGAAAAGGAATGCTCTGAATAAGTGTTTTTAAACTGGCTGGTTTCTGTTTGCCTGTTACTTTCAAAATCCAGGAGTCCACTATACTTTGAATAATCATAATCGGCCTGGAAATAATGTCCTCCGTCTTTTTGATGAACATATCCCAAACCTCCGTACAGCTGGTTAAATTGATTCCTGCCATATCCAAGGTAGCCGTTTACGTTAGAACCATTTACGTATTTGGCTTTGTTAAGTGTTATGTCTATTACTGCATTATAATTGCCATCATATTCTGATCCCGGGGCTGTAATTAATTCTATCTTCTTTATTTCATTCGCCGGCAGATTCTTTAATTCCTGGATAGACAAAGGACTTCTTTTCCCGTTTATTAAAACAACAGGTTGAACGGTTCCGTTTATCCGGATATTGTCCTGCACTACAGAAACGGCTGGGAGCCTGGCAATGAGGTTCAATGCATTACCGGAAGTTTGATAGATTTTATTGGTAGCATCTATGATTAATTTGCCATTTTCACTTCTGATGGGCGGTGTGGATCCCGCAATATTGATGGCTTTGAGTGTGGTAGTACTGTCTAATAGAATCAGGTTCTGTAAGTCGATGTCCTTGTCAGTAAGGACTATATTGTTATTGGTCCATATTTTATAGCCTATAGAGGCTATTTTAAGAGTATAGTGGCCGGCAGCCAGCTGGGGCAGGATGAATTTACCTGTAGTATCCAAAACAGTTTGCGCAACAATCCCATTACTGTTTAAACGTTCCGCCGCAACCATACCTGTGGTAACCGGAATGCTGCTCTGAGAAATAACAGCTCCGCTTATCCGGAATTTTTTTTCATTCATTTGGCCGATGCATATCGTAGTTTTAAATGCAAGCAGTAGTCCAATAAAGTATATTAGTCTTTTTTTAATCATGTAATAGTGTGGAATTTAGCTACAGATTCGTTCTTGTGCGTTATAGTGAAAAGTGTCCAAGCAATGTGTAAGTAATATCGGGGGCTGTACTGCCTATATTGGATCCGTCATGCAGTATATTCTCAGTGGGAGCGATATAAGCCTGGTAAGGATCAAGTGGGATCCGAACAATAGGATAAGTACCATAAGTCCGGCAAAACAGCTGGCTTAAATGCCATTGGGTATTTTTGGCGTTAAAACTACCTTTTTGGTTGAGTATCCAGGTTTTCATTTCACTTAAGGGTTGATTCACAAATAGGAAGTATCTCTTCTGCGTACCTAAGTTAATACATAATCTGTTTTGTGCATCATGGGCTTTATCTATTGCCAGGTTATCAATATTGTCGATATGAAGCCCTGTATACTGTTTTCCTTTGAAATACTTTGTCGTAGTTGATAAGTTGGCGTCGTTTACCGAATAAAATCCCTTCGAAATTTCTTTTCCTTCCTGCAGAAAATGCGAACAGTATTTATTTAAAAGATCAGCATATTGCCTGAATAGTTCTTTTTTCTCAGATTGAACTTTCAGGAAATGGCGTTTGGAAATTACTTTATTTAAAGTAATGTTTTCAAATTTATTTTTCAATACACCCGGAATATCGAAAATATAAATGGTGGATGAGGACTCATTACCTGACTGTAGGTCGGCTTTCAGCATCGATAGTTCATCCTCAGTGATTTTCCGCCATTCATCCCGGGGCTTGTAGGCATTACTAATGTATGAGATACCCGTAGCAGCACGTTCTTTAGCCACTTCACATCCGGTTGAAATTTCCAAAGAAGCATATGTAGCTTCAGATGCAATTATTTTCACGCCTTCTTTCAGCATTGTTATAATATTTAAATTAGATAAATATCATGCTTCAACCAGTTCATACTTTTTGAGTATCTCATAAACGCTGTTCCGTATATGTGTATATATCTTCCCGAGATCATTGCAGTATATGGAGGGATTATCGAAGCTATTTGACTTTTTATACCGGTGAACAATATGTCCACCTCCGCATACTTCCTTCACCTGACAAGCATTACATTTGTCGCACAAACTGTTATGGCTTTTATAATACAACCTGGCCAGATTTGAGCTAAGTGCGTCGTCTATACTATTTGTACTGATATTTAAATTTTCCTTTGTGAACCCATCTCCGCATATTTTCAGCGAATCGATAGATTCGATTCCTCCATCTGTTTCTATTACCAGAACACTGTTGTTTTCTGATCCCATTTCATCGGATATCGTGGATTTCCCCATGATCAGGCTGATTGCATTTACAAAGCGTCTTATCTGAATAGGGGAAGTGCTTTTGGAATCAAGGATCCATCGATCAAAAATTTTAATTAACCAATCGGCATACCTTGTTTCAGTAGCGAGATTAATATGTTGGGGAAGACATTCGTAGTTAAGATCAGGAAATAAAAAATCAATACTCCTTATGCCGGTTGATTTGAAGAACTCATACATTTCGATAGGATCAGTATCCACGTTGATGACACATAACATTTTGGCCGTTTGCTCCAGGCCATTAGCCTTTAGCGTGTTGATCCCTTCAAGCACTTTTAAAAAGGTCCCTTTCCCGGAATGGTCCACCCTGTGTTTGTCATGCACGGCCTGAGGCCCGTCCAGACTGACCCCAACCCGTATGTTATATTTAATAAACAGTTGACACCATTCATCTGTAAGCAGGATTCCATTAGTTTGAACAGAGAAAAAGAGCTTCACTCCTGTATCAATTGTTCTCCTGGCTTTCTCCACAAATTCACTGAAAAATTCTTTTTTTGCCAGTAGCGGTTCTCCTCCATGAAAAATGAAAAAGAATCGTTGCAACGAGTGACGGAGACAATGCTCTTTTACTTTCAGAAGTAATATGTCAACCGTATCCTGACTCATAAACTTAGGCTGCTGCAAGTATGTTTGGTCTTCGAAACTATACATATAGCAGTAAGAGCAGTTAATATTACACCTACTGGCAATTTTCATCACCAAAGCGGAACAATATGGATCTCCAGTCATTTTCTTTTATTTTCAGTTATTAAAAACATTCTTCCAGTTCCTCAAACGACATTTGTTTGTATGGCACTTCACCATCAACATAAGTAGAAATTTTTTCGACTACTCTGTTTCGGATATGGTTGATAATCTTCATTAAATCCCTGCAATAGATGGATGGATTGTCAAATTCGTTTTCATTGCTGTAGCGATGTGGAAGGTATCCGCCGCCACAAATATTTTGTACAGGACAACGCTGGCATTTTTCATGCAGGACCAGGTGACTTTGATTGTATAGTTTTATGAGATCTTTGGAAAAGGAATCTTCAATAGAATGAGTCAGTACATTTACTCCTTGCTTGGTGAAACCATCTCCGCAAATCTTTAACACGTCAACGGGTTCTATATTTCCATCTGTTTCGATAACCAGTACCTGGTTTTCATGATTGCCGAGGAAATCACTGGATTGATAACGGCCAACAATACCATGTGAAATATTTTCAAACAAGCGGATCTTCGGCCTGTACTGATCTGTATCATAATACCAGGCATCGTAAAAACGAATAAGCCAGTCTGCATAGGCTGTACTGGTGGCCCATTGGTATTCCAGGTAAGGATGAGCGTAATTGGAATCAGGAAACAGCAGGTCGAGGTATACTATATCCAGCTCTTTAAAGTGACGATATAAATCAGCCGGGTCTGTTTCAAGGTCAATCACTGTCAATATTCCTCCGCTTAAATTATGGCCTGAATGCTGCAGGGCTTTGATTCCCTTAACTACATCCTTGTAGCTTCCTTTACCATTATGATATACCCTGTTTTTGTCGTTTGTCGTTTCATTACCGTCCAGGCTGATCCCAATGGCAACTTTATGTTCATTAAAAAAATCACACCATTCCTGATTCAGCAATATGCCATTGGTTTGAATGGAAAAATTAAGCGGGATATTATAGGACGAAAATACATTCCTGGCTTTCCGGATAAAATTTTCAAAAAAATTCATCCCGGCAAGTAGAGGCTCACCTCCGTGAAAGCTCATCTGGAACTTCTTAAGTTTTCTTTCATACGCGTGTGCGGCCGCTTTTTGAATAACGGCATCTGCAACTTCATCTGACATCACCTTGGGTTGATTTTTGTAAGTCATGTCACCAAGGTTATACATATAGCAGTAGGTACAGTTCAGGTTACACCGGCTTGACACCTTTATCACCAAATAAGAACAGGTCGCCATAAGAATAATTATTTTTTTATTACTTAATACATCCAAATGAATATAAAACAGATGTTATTTGTTCCCCAATTTTTTAGATAAATTAGATCCTTCAATAGACGAGTGTAGTTAATCAGCACAACCAGTGAAATGTGGGTATCATTTTTCGTTTTGGCCACTATCTTTCTGTCTACTTGATAAAAATAATAAGATGAGCAACGGGGAATTCTGCCGGGTGTATTGTCTTCCCCGGAACATAAAAAAAACAACACTTCCGATATTAAAAATCAATTCTTTCAATCTAAATCCCTTAATTTGCTGCTGGATAGACTAAACCAACTTTTACTCCCTGGACGGACCAACCAAAACGCTCAGTTGTATGCTCAACGCTCATCACGCTACTGATACCAGCGCAGGCAGGTATTGTGAAAAAGATTATGCAGGTTTCTGGTATGAAATGCAGCAGGACAATGAACAGGGCCTGTATAAGATTTACCATGACCTTTACGATAACTTCTACCACTATGGTATCTCTGTTGTGCTGGAAAAAGGTATCGTCAAAGAAGCTATCAATGACATTTTCGTAGATATCTGGCGGAAACGCCATCAGCTGGACATGCCGGAGAATATCCAGGCATATCTTTTTATATGCTTTAAAAGAAAACTGTATAAGATCCTCACCAAAACCCAGAAAGGGATTACCCTTACTGATAGTCAGCTGTTTCCCGAACCGGAAGAGCTGCCCTATGAATCAGTGCTGATCCGTCAGGAAACCGATGCACAGGTGAAGAATAAACTGGAACAAATGCTGGCGCTGCTCACCAGCCGTCAGAAAGAATTTATCCGCATGCGCTTTTATGAAGACCTGAGCATAGAGGAAATAGCAGTTAAGACAGCCGCCACCCCCCGCACCATCTATAATACCATCCACAATGCCCTCGTCCGCATCCGGGAAGTATATACCGATGCCACATTTATCGCACTGCTGCTGCTTTTGATCGATATGGAAAAAAATTCCTGATTTCTTTGGTAAAAAAACAGGCATTCCTCCCTCTTTATATAAAATGCCTGGAATGGACTTACAGCAGTATAAGGCGGAAGACTTTATTTTAAACGATTCATTCGTACGTTACTGCCTGCGCAGTAATGATACGGACGTGCAGTTCTGGGAAAACTGGCTGGAACGTTATCCGCATAAACAGGAAGAAGCGGAAAAGGCACGGCAGTGGCTGTTCCGCCTGGGACTTCGTCTTACGCCGGAAGAAAAGGATGCCGAGTTTGGCAAGCTGAAAGCGGTCATCTCAGTAGCAGATACGCCGGAAAAAAAGATTTCCTGGAAAAAGATCGCAAGAATCGCTGCAGCTATCGTATTACCACTGACAGCTACCACCTGGTGGCTGACAACACAACGGCAGGTGGCTCCTGCTGCTGATCAGGAAGCCTACACCATTTTTAAGGCTACGGATAGCCTCCGGCGTCAGGTAACACTGGCCGATGGAAGTCTGGTGATACTCAACCCGCACAGTGTGCTGAAAGTTCCCACCTCCTATAATCAAAAGCAACGTAACCTGCAGCTGGAAGGGGAGGCCCTGTTTGAAGTGGCCAAAGCGGAAGACAAACCATTTGTAGTGAGTGCCGGTAATATCCATGTACAGGCGCTGGGCACCGCCTTTAAATTAAGAGCTTACCATTTTGATAAAGAAGCTGCTGTAAAACTGGTGGAAGGAAAGGTACGGGTAGCGCAGGAAACAGCCGTAGCAGAACTGCTGCCCGGAGAACAACTCATCACCGGCAGAAACCACGCCCGCTTTAATAAAAACAGGTTCGATCTGGAACGGGAAAAAGCATGGCGCAGCGGTCGTCTCGTCTTTCACAATGCATCTCCCGCAGATATCGCCGCCACATTGGAATACTGGTATGGTATCAACATAAAAGTAATCACACGAAAAAACAAACCTATCCGCTTTAACGGCGTATTCAACAACAAACCGCTGCAGGAAGTATTGACGGCCGTTTGTTTCGTCAACGGGCTCGAGTCTGTCACAAAAAATGACACTTTATTCGTGCAACCAATAAGTAAATAGTCCTACAGGTTCATCTAAACAACCAAAATGCGTTATGAAGAAAACATCCCTTCTAAGGGCATGCTGTGCCATGCTCCTGTCTACCCTTTTGCTAAGTTGGGTGCAAATAGCAGAAGGCCTGAAAGATAAGATTGACGTAGGTTTTAGGCAAACAAAGGTGCTCAGCGTGCTGCAGTACCTCGAGAAAAATACCCGCCTGAAATTTTCGTACAATCTCGATGATCTGGAAAAACTGAAACCTGTGACCATCGATAAAAAAGAGCGGACAGTAGAAAATCTGCTCCAGGAGATCAGCCATGCTACCTCCCTGCAATTCCGGATGACTGAAGACATCATCCTGGTAAAAGCAGCACCAGCTACCTCTCTGGCGGTAGCACAGCCTGCACAGGAAAAACCGGTGGAAGGCGTGGTGAAGGCCGCTGGCGGCGAAGCGCTACCAGGTGTTAGTGTACGCGTAAAAGGTACTGCCCATGGAATGCTTACCGATGTACAGGGCCGCTTCAAATTCACTGACCTGCCTGCAGGATCTGTATTGGAAGTGTCTTTCATCGGTTATGAAAAACAGGAGGTAACTGTCAACGGTCAATCACCGCTGACTGTTACCCTTGCTGCTTCCACCAAAGTACTGGACCAGGTAGTGGTAGTAGGTTATGGTACACAGAGTAAAAGAAATGTGAGTGCAGCCATCACCTCCGTAAAAGGCAGCGAAATTTCCAACGTGGCCACCAATAACCCTGTCAATGCATTGCAGGGTAAAGTAGCAGGCCTCACTGTTACCAATACCGGCGGTGCCCCCGGCGGTATGGCCGATATCAGACTGCGTGGTATCAGTACCTTCGGTAGCCATCAGCCACTCTTCGTCATCGATGGTAGCCCCGGCGATCCCTATTACCTCAATAACAACGATATTGCTTCCATAGAAGTACTGAAAGATGGTGCTGCTGCCTCTATCTACGGTTCTAAAAGTGCCAACGGTGTAATCCTCGTCACCACTAAAAAAGGAAAAAAAGGTGCCCCGAAAATTGAATTCAACACCTGGTACAGCGTTGTCAACCCCACCGGTAAACTGCACCTGCTCGATGCGGATGGTTACCTGAAAGTTCATAGCATGATGTACGATGCCGCCCCGGCCGGCACCAAAAAACCCGCTTACCTCAAAACAGGTGTTACCGCTAACACCAACTGGCAGGATGAAATCCTCGGTCAGGGTAACAGCGAAAACTATAGCCTTAACCTCACCGGTGGCAGCGAATATTTTAACTATGGCCTCAGCGGTAACATCGCCAACGAAAAAGGTACGCTGCTGGGAACCAATTTTAAAAAGAAATCCATCCGCTCCCGCAATGAGTATAAAAAAGGACGCCTTACAGTAGAAGCTAACCTGGTATATGCTGAAACACAGCGCAGAGACGTTCCGTATAGTGTGAAAGACGCCTTCTTCCAGTCGCCACTGTTACCTGTATACGATAGCAAGGAGAAATACGGATATGCCATGCAGATCAACCAGCTGCCTAAATATGAGAATGCCGTAGGGGTGAACTTTTACAATGATAACAGCAATAAAACACAGTATTTCAACGGTAATGCGCGGCTGTCACTCGAACTGCTGAAAGGCATGAAGTTCGTTACCAATCTTAACCTGGCCAACTCTACTTACTTTACCTACAATTATCATCCTCCTTACCGCGCCAATGCCAATGATCCGCTGATCCCATATGCAAGATTGGAAGACGGACGCACCACCTACCGGGAACGGCTGATGGAAAATCTGTTGTACTATGATCGCAGCTTTGGTAAACATAACCTCAACCTCCTGGCAGGTTATACGGCAGCAGAAAGCGCTTCCAATAGTTTAACTGCAGTGGCAGACGGTAAAACCACCGTTTATTCTGTAGTAGATGGTCAGATCGTATCTAATGTGATACCTGGCGGATTTCTGGACCCATCCTTCAATACTATGGATGGTGCCAGTGGCGGTACTTACAGTGCTGGCGGTACCCGCTGGCAGTACAACCGTCTCTCCTGGCTGGGCCGTGTAAACTATGCCTATGATGGAAAATATCTCCTCCAGCTTTCCGTACGTCGTGATGGTTCCTCCAAATTCGGTGAAAACCGCCGCTATGGTACTTTCCCTTCTGCTTCTATCGGATGGAACCTGCAGAGTGAACCCTTCATGCAACAGTTCAACTGGCTTACCATGTTGAAACTCCGCGCCAGCTATGGTCGCCTGGGTAACGAAGATGTACTCACTGCCTATGATCATCAGCAGCTGATCCTCATCAAAAATGTACAGGGTGGTGGTTATGTACAGGGTGCCGGTTCTACAGCATGGCCTGGTGGTGCAGCCTACGATCTGCGCAACAAAGATCTGCGCTGGGAAACCAACGTTAGCCGCAACATCGGTTTCGACTTCAGTATCAATAACAAACTTACCGGTGCTTTCAACTACTTCAACAATACTACCATCGACCTGCTGATCAGAAAGGCATTGGCTCCCAGCAATGGCCTCAATGATCCTGTTATGAACGTGGGCCGTATCGCTAACCGCGGTTGGGAACTGGAACTCACCTGGGCTGATAAAAAAGGTGACTTCAACTATAGTGTAACCGGCACCGTTAGCCAGGTGAAAAACAAAGTGCTGGAACTCGCCAACGACGGACAGAAACTCTACGGCGTAGGCCTCAAATACGGCACAGGCCCCGTTCCCAATACTACCCAGGTAGGTAGCGAAATGGGTGCGTTTTACCTGTACGAGGCAGATGGTATCTTCCAGTCTGATGCAGAAGTAGCGGCGTATAAAAACAGCAAAGGCGAACTGCTGCAGCCGGATGCCAAAGCCGGTGATATCCGCTTTAAAGATACCAACGGTGACGGTGTAATTGACAACAACGATAAAACCTACCAGGGCAGCGCTTTCCCTAAAATCGAATACGGACTGAATATGAGCGTAGCCTGGAAAGGCTTCGATCTGCAGCTCTTCTGGCAGGGTGTGGGTGGTAATAAACTCTACAACGGTAACAAATACGAGTTACAGGGTATGGATGCCGGCCGTAACTTCGACGTGAGCACACTCAACGCCTGGACACCACAGAACACCAATACCAATGTACCACGTGCTGTATTGGGTGATCCCAACAATAACAACCGTGAGTCTACCCGTTTCCTCGAAAGCGGCAGCTACCTGCGTCTGAAAATGCTCTCCCTGGGATATTCATTCTCTCCGAAGCTGCTGCAGCAGGCGAAGGTATCACGCTTACGCCTGTACGTAAGTGCGCAGAACATACTCACCTTCACCAAATACTCTGGCCCGGATCCTGAAATTGGCCGTACCGATGTGCTGAACAACGGTCTTGACCGCATGATGTATCCGCAAAACAAAGTATTGATGGCTGGCGCTCAGCTGGAATTCTAACAGTCTTTTTGTCTGTAAAAAAACGATTATGAAAAAGTCTTTGTTATATATATCATTATTATCCGCAGCCATGGTATTTTCTACCGGCTGTAAAAAGGAGCTGCTAAACCAGAACTCACCGGATAAACTGACCTCAGACAACTTCTGGACTACCCGTGAAAGAGCCATTACCGGCCTCTCGGCAGCCTATTCCAGAATAGAGAGTTTTGCCGGATGGGACAACTTCATCGAAGCCCGTTCCTGCCGCGAATACTACCGCGAAGATTTTGTGGAACCTGGTAGCGATGCCTACAACTACAGCTGGTGGATGGAGATATACAACTACAGCTATAATTCAGGCAACTACGCCATAGA is part of the Chitinophaga flava genome and encodes:
- a CDS encoding TonB-dependent receptor, which translates into the protein MKKTSLLRACCAMLLSTLLLSWVQIAEGLKDKIDVGFRQTKVLSVLQYLEKNTRLKFSYNLDDLEKLKPVTIDKKERTVENLLQEISHATSLQFRMTEDIILVKAAPATSLAVAQPAQEKPVEGVVKAAGGEALPGVSVRVKGTAHGMLTDVQGRFKFTDLPAGSVLEVSFIGYEKQEVTVNGQSPLTVTLAASTKVLDQVVVVGYGTQSKRNVSAAITSVKGSEISNVATNNPVNALQGKVAGLTVTNTGGAPGGMADIRLRGISTFGSHQPLFVIDGSPGDPYYLNNNDIASIEVLKDGAAASIYGSKSANGVILVTTKKGKKGAPKIEFNTWYSVVNPTGKLHLLDADGYLKVHSMMYDAAPAGTKKPAYLKTGVTANTNWQDEILGQGNSENYSLNLTGGSEYFNYGLSGNIANEKGTLLGTNFKKKSIRSRNEYKKGRLTVEANLVYAETQRRDVPYSVKDAFFQSPLLPVYDSKEKYGYAMQINQLPKYENAVGVNFYNDNSNKTQYFNGNARLSLELLKGMKFVTNLNLANSTYFTYNYHPPYRANANDPLIPYARLEDGRTTYRERLMENLLYYDRSFGKHNLNLLAGYTAAESASNSLTAVADGKTTVYSVVDGQIVSNVIPGGFLDPSFNTMDGASGGTYSAGGTRWQYNRLSWLGRVNYAYDGKYLLQLSVRRDGSSKFGENRRYGTFPSASIGWNLQSEPFMQQFNWLTMLKLRASYGRLGNEDVLTAYDHQQLILIKNVQGGGYVQGAGSTAWPGGAAYDLRNKDLRWETNVSRNIGFDFSINNKLTGAFNYFNNTTIDLLIRKALAPSNGLNDPVMNVGRIANRGWELELTWADKKGDFNYSVTGTVSQVKNKVLELANDGQKLYGVGLKYGTGPVPNTTQVGSEMGAFYLYEADGIFQSDAEVAAYKNSKGELLQPDAKAGDIRFKDTNGDGVIDNNDKTYQGSAFPKIEYGLNMSVAWKGFDLQLFWQGVGGNKLYNGNKYELQGMDAGRNFDVSTLNAWTPQNTNTNVPRAVLGDPNNNNRESTRFLESGSYLRLKMLSLGYSFSPKLLQQAKVSRLRLYVSAQNILTFTKYSGPDPEIGRTDVLNNGLDRMMYPQNKVLMAGAQLEF